GCAACTTTCCCTTTGGCAGCACCAGATGCGAGCTGAGGAGAACAAGTTACAGCGCAATTCTCTTGGCATGTCCATGATTCATGTTTCACAAGGTGAGTTCGAGATGGGTATGCTCGACGAGCACCGCTTGAAACTCGAGCACAAAGCGAGCGCCTACCAGCGTGAAATTCATGACTACGTAGAGAAGCCAGCGTTCCCGGTTCGGCTATCGCACGACTATTGGATCGGACAAACTGAGGTAACCGTTTCACAGTTTCGTACCTTTGTCGAAGCCACTGGCTACCAAACCGACGCCGAGAAAGCTGGCAAGGCCTGGGTGTTTCAGCCCAACGAAAAAGAACCTCTCGATCGATTTTCGCTTATAGAAGGGGCCAACTGGAAGAGCCCTGGATTCGAGCAAACCGACAATCATCCGGCAACTTGCATCAGTTGGCACGACGCCCAGGCATTCTGTCAATGGCTTAGCAAGCAGGAGGGAATTGCCTACCGATTGCCGACCGAAGCGGAGTGGGAATTCGCTTGTCGCGCTGGCACACGCACTTCATATTTTTGTGGTGAAGAGCCTGACAGTGTATACGCCGTGGGTAAC
Above is a genomic segment from Blastopirellula marina containing:
- a CDS encoding formylglycine-generating enzyme family protein: MIHVSQGEFEMGMLDEHRLKLEHKASAYQREIHDYVEKPAFPVRLSHDYWIGQTEVTVSQFRTFVEATGYQTDAEKAGKAWVFQPNEKEPLDRFSLIEGANWKSPGFEQTDNHPATCISWHDAQAFCQWLSKQEGIAYRLPTEAEWEFACRAGTRTSYFCGEEPDSVYAVGNVADATLYALHPEDVLRQRTVRLEPGDGDGFAFTSPAKSFQANSWGIYDTHGNVWEWCQDKYSDRYYDDMLSEARKKGSRTQPEPIVDPQGPDNTPKHQHGDWRSLRGGSWYVAPLQCRSSVRAFAEAHDAFSYIGFRIVRQEE